A genome region from Mycolicibacterium litorale includes the following:
- a CDS encoding site-2 protease family protein: protein MSIRPLRQSVRPSPVFLAVLAITAAGGALAWIAADTVRPLAYAGVFVFVIAGWLVSLSLHEFGHAFTAWRFGDRDVEMRGYLTLNPLKYSHPMLSLGLPVLFIALGGIGLPGGAVYLRTSWMTARQKTLISLAGPTANLVLAVLLLGLTRLLYDPARGVFWAAVAFLGFLQVTAFVLNMLPIPGLDGYNALEPHLSPDTQRALQPVKQWGFFILLILLLAPALNQWFFGAVYWLTELSGVPSALVSIGGQLTRFWSAWL, encoded by the coding sequence GTGAGCATCCGCCCGCTGCGCCAGTCGGTGCGGCCGAGCCCTGTCTTCCTCGCGGTCCTGGCGATCACCGCCGCCGGCGGCGCCCTGGCGTGGATCGCCGCGGACACGGTCCGGCCGCTGGCCTACGCCGGCGTGTTCGTCTTCGTCATCGCGGGCTGGCTGGTGTCGCTGTCGCTGCACGAGTTCGGGCACGCGTTCACCGCGTGGCGGTTCGGCGACCGCGACGTCGAGATGCGCGGCTACCTGACGCTCAACCCGCTGAAGTACTCCCACCCGATGTTGTCGCTCGGGCTGCCGGTGCTGTTCATCGCGCTCGGCGGTATCGGACTGCCCGGCGGGGCCGTCTATCTGCGGACCTCGTGGATGACGGCGCGGCAGAAGACGCTGATCAGCCTGGCCGGACCGACGGCGAACCTGGTGCTGGCGGTGCTGCTGCTGGGCTTGACGCGGCTGCTCTACGACCCGGCCCGCGGCGTGTTCTGGGCGGCGGTGGCGTTCCTCGGGTTCCTACAGGTGACCGCGTTCGTGCTGAACATGCTGCCGATCCCCGGACTGGACGGGTACAACGCGCTCGAGCCGCATCTGAGCCCCGATACGCAGCGGGCGCTGCAGCCCGTCAAACAGTGGGGCTTCTTCATCCTGCTGATCCTGCTGCTGGCACCGGCGCTCAACCAGTGGTTCTTCGGCGCCGTGTACTGGCTGACCGAGCTGTCGGGGGTGCCGAGCGCGCTGGTGTCGATCGGCGGTCAGCTGACCCGCTTCTGGTCGGCCTGGCTGTAG